From the genome of Treponema denticola:
TTGACATTTTATGCGGTTTTTTGGTATACTTCGTTCCTAGTGTTTAAATTTGTCCGGTATAAACCCGTTAATATGCCGGCAAAAGATTTTTTTATGAGGTATAAAGATGTACGCACTTATTGAGTATAAAGGCAAACAGTATAAGGCTGAAAAAGGGGTAAAACTCGTAGTTGATAAGCTTTCTGCAGAAAACGGAAGCAAAATCGACATCGACACCGTTCTTTTGATCAGCGATGGAGATAAGGTTACTGTAGGAACTCCCTATGTAAGCGGAGCTAAGGTTTCTGTCACAGTAGGCGATTCTTTCCGAGAAAGAAAGGTTATTGTTTACAAGCACAAGGCTAAGAAAAACTACCACAGAACCCAAGGACATAGACAGGGACATACCTGTATTACTGTTGACAATATTGTCGGATAAGAAAAGTGGTAAAAATTCGGCTTATTTCAAATGCTGAAAACTGTTTTTCGGCCTTTGAATCGTCAGGCCACGCCAGCGGCACTCACGCTGATTTTGGCGATAATGAAAGCAAGCCGGAAAAAGGCGGCAATATAGTTTGTGCCGCCGTTACCATTTTGCTTAAAACGGCTGTTTTAAGCTTAAGCTCGGTTCAA
Proteins encoded in this window:
- a CDS encoding ribosomal-processing cysteine protease Prp; translated protein: MVKIRLISNAENCFSAFESSGHASGTHADFGDNESKPEKGGNIVCAAVTILLKTAVLSLSSVQKESSSLKAEIQADNPGYLSAKVTAFSEEDRPRLQYLLEFLTIGLMAIEAEYPDCLDLQIE
- the rplU gene encoding 50S ribosomal protein L21, with protein sequence MYALIEYKGKQYKAEKGVKLVVDKLSAENGSKIDIDTVLLISDGDKVTVGTPYVSGAKVSVTVGDSFRERKVIVYKHKAKKNYHRTQGHRQGHTCITVDNIVG